The Pontibacter korlensis sequence TTTGATGGGGTCATACTGAAAACTCATGCGCAACTTTGCATTCAGCTTATTGTTGCTAAAGCCGTAGCGTACAGCCGGCTCTATCTGGTAAGAGCGACGGTCTTCAAAATTCCTCCTGTAGTTTAACCGTACATCAGCAGCTACTCCCTCTACTGTGTTATACTGCAGTATACTTGGCCCACCCGTTAGGCTCAGGAACGGATCGAAGCGGTAAAACTTACGCTCGTAGGTATTGGAGTAAGTATAACCTCCAAGCAAAAAGCTCCCGAAAGAGGGCTTGTTACGCACTGCATCCAGTGAGTCCTGGTAAGGCCTTGAGTTCTTGATAACCTCCAGGCTGTCTTTCTTCTGGTAATCCTGCACCTCTTCCTGCGTAAGCGGCACCGGCCTTACGGAGGCCCAATAGGCCGAGTCGCGCTTATTGGCCTCTTTCTCCACCAACAGCACCTCTTTGCTGAATACTTTGTCGCTGACCACAGGCTGTGCCACTGGTTCTGCCTCCTGCGGCTCTACAACCTTATACTTTGGTTTTTTAGCTGGTCTGGCTGTAGCCACTTCAGGTTTGGCAGTAGGCTCCGGCTCTACCTCTTCCACTCTTGGTGGTTTGGCATAGGCAGGCTGCACTTTGTAGTTAGAGTATACGCCCATTGCATAGCCGCCGCCCTTAAAGCCCAAGCCAGCCGCCTCAAAGTTAAACCGCTGCGACACCGGCATCCATACTTCCTCGGCCACAGGTGCGTAAACCTGCCGCACCCGTATCCAGTCCACAAACTCAATTCCGGCATCTTTGGTCAGTCGTAAATCTGTGCTATGGATGCGCCAGCTGCCATCTACAATGTAGATATTACCTGAGAAAACAGGGTCATGCCTGCGGCGGGGGATTACTTTGATCTTGTTGATGGTGCGGCCATTTTCCTGAAAGGTGCCTAGGTACTCGAAGCGATAGAAAAACAGCGCGTTATTTGCCAGCGGCGACACAAAGCCACGCTCGCTCAGCCCCTCTACCTTCAGCAGTGGATCATAAAAGCTGATGTTCATTTCGGAAGCTTGGTTAAAGCTAAAGCCCTTCTTTTGCCCGCTCACCTTGCTCGAGATCATCCGCTCATGAATTTTGTTCGGTTTCTTAAACGCCAGTTCCGACACCGACTCCGACAGGTACACAATACCGGTATCTACGTCAACAATCTTCACGCCTAGTATTTTGGAGGGCACTTTGTCCATACGGGCCACACCCTTCATGTAAACTCTGGCACTCCAGGCATTCACTTCATTGCGGTGGTACTTGCGCAGCCGGATGGCGTTTCGCATAATGGCATAGGCGGGGTCCTCGTCAGCAGCTTTTACCACAACCTCCTTCAGGTTCAACACCTCTGGCTGCAGTTGCACATTTAGCTCTTGCGTGCCTTCCCCAATCGTTACGGTCGCAAGGTGGGCACGGTAGCCAACATACTTGAACTCCAAAGTATAAGTACCAGGGCTGAGCTGCAGTTGGTACAGGCCTTGATCATTAGTGGCGGTGCCGCTGGCTGTTTCCTTAATATAGATGCTGGCAAACGGCAGCCCTTGGTTGTTTTCATCGGTTACACGGCCACGCAGTGTGCCTGCCATAGCAAAAGCAGGCAATAGCAGCAGTAACAGCAGATAGTAGTAGCGCATGTGCTAAAGGGTTAGTAGCAGAACTTCGACTCAAAATATAAAGTAGAATCAAAACCTTCCACACAAAATACCACTTTTATCGCTATTACTCAGTCAAGGTTTTAACTCTACTCTTTTAGAGCCTGTTTCGGCGGCCAAGGTTGCTTTTTTTGTCATTTTATTTTTGTACTGAACGTTCAGGATAACCCCCAGCAGTACAAGTGCCATACCCAGGTAAGTCCAGATGTTGAGCAGTTCGCCGAAGAAAAAGAACCCGAAAAGCAGGGCGTAAATGATTCCAATATAAGTAAGGTTCGCAACCTTGGATATTTCCTCGTTCTGGTAAGACAGGGTCATGTAATACTGCCCCAACTGTGTGAACAGCCCCACTAGCAGCAGCACAACCCAATCCCAGCCAATAGGCTGTACCCAATTAAAGATAGTATAAAGCCCCACCACCGGCAGCGTTACCAGCGGAAAGTAGAAGATAATAACCAACGGGTGCTCGTTTGTATTCAGCTTCCGGACGATAGTATACGCCACTCCTGTAAACACGGCACTTATCACACCCAGCCACAGGTACAAAGTATCCACATTTGTCTCCACACCTTCAATTACCAGCACTCCTGAGAATGAAACCAGGAAGAAGATCCACTGCCAGAACCTCACTCGCTCTTGTACTACAAAGATGCCAAGTATAGCCGTGAAAATGGGCGACAGGTACTGTAGGGTAGCTGCCGTAGCCAGTGGCAGGTTCTGCAGCACGTTAAAGAACAGGATTAATGCCACTGCCCCGAAGGCTCCGCGCGCGAACAGCCACTTTCGATTGTTCCCCCACACGCTTACGCCGGCCCTGCGCAAGAACACCAGACTTATGGCCAACGAGATAAGCGACCTGAAAACGATAATTTCCTCCGCCGGAATGTGCGGCACCCACTTTACACATACCTGCATCAACGAAAAGAAGAACGTTGACAGCAGCATGTATATCACTCCTTTTGATAACTTCATTCTAAACTGTTTTCACTACAAAGGTCTGGGTTTTGGCTGGAGATTACTAATTGCCGCAACCAGGATCTGCAGGGATGGAAAAGGATGAGTAGAATTGAGACCACTCCCTAAACTTTCTAACCTTCTAACTCTTTAACTTTCTAACTTCAAACCTTGTTTATACTTTAGACACACATTTGAGCATTTGGAACGCGAGAAGAAAAAGAAGAACTACACACCCAAAGAGGCACTGATAAAAGCAGCTGCCTATTGCGCTTACCAGGACCGCACCCAGCAAGAAGTGCGTGATAAGCTGTACTCCTATGGCCTGGAGCCTGACGATGTGGAGGATCTGATCGTGCGACTGAGCCAGGAGAAGCTGATAGATGAGGAGCGCTATGCCCAAAGCTATGTACGTGGCAAGTATGGCTTGAAGAAGTGGGGCCGCCGCAAGATTATGCAAGGCCTCAAGAGCAAAGGCATCTCCGACTACTGCATTAAGCAAGGCTTAAAGGAAATCGATTTTGAGGTATATGAGCAGAACCTGCTGCAGCTTCTGGAAAAGAAGAATGCCACCGAAAAAGAGAAAAACCCTTTTGCACGCCGCCAGAAGCTTACGTACTTCTTGATGAGCAAGGGCTATGAAAACGATCTGATTCAAGATGCGCTGAAGAGGCTGGAGCTATAAAGGCAGAGAGGCAGCAAACTAATTAGCATAAGGCTATATGTTCTTGACAATAAATTCAATATTCTTATATTAGATAACACTAATCAAGAACCTCCATCTAACATATAGCCAAACATGAAGAAGGAGTTTATCCTGTCCGCTTTCATCACGCTGGCATTTCTGTCGCTTGGTTTTCTGCTGCTTCATTATGAACTTGTAGGGTACGGTGTCTCCTTTTTCGTGTTCCTCCCTTTTTCGTTGGGCTACTTACTTGGGAGGTCTACCTTCAGAAAGCTGAGCCTCTACGGCTTAGTATTCTCACTTGTCATTTTTCTACTGTTACTCCTGATTGGCGAACTTGAAGGCATGATATGCCTCTTAATGGCAATCCCTTTGATCTTTTTAGCCATCGCTTTTGGAGCTTATTTCGCACATCTTAATAGAAGAAGCAACAACATTAAAAAGGAGGACGATTTGCTTAAAAGCTCCATTGCCCCGTTTCTGCTTTTTATTGTTCTGGGTTTTTCTGAAAAACAGTTAGTAAACGATCAAAGACAGGTTTTAAAAGTCTCTTCTGAAATAACCTTGCCCTACACGCCCCTCCAGGTTTATGATGCCATCAAACATGTTGATACGCTTGATGCCGAAAAGCCTTTCTTGATGAAGCTGGATCTGCCAGTGCCGCAGAAGTGTGTTGTGAGTGAGGAAAAAGTGGGCGGTTTAAGAACCTGCTATTTCGAACGTGGACAGATTATCGAAAGAATTACTGAGTTGGAAAAAGGCCGGATACTAAGGATGAATGTGATCGACTACCAGTTGACAGGCAGAAGCTGGCTTGGCTTTGAGGAAGCCAGCTATACTTTTGAGGAACTGAAAAATGGTGGTTGT is a genomic window containing:
- a CDS encoding DUF5686 and carboxypeptidase regulatory-like domain-containing protein, with product MRYYYLLLLLLLPAFAMAGTLRGRVTDENNQGLPFASIYIKETASGTATNDQGLYQLQLSPGTYTLEFKYVGYRAHLATVTIGEGTQELNVQLQPEVLNLKEVVVKAADEDPAYAIMRNAIRLRKYHRNEVNAWSARVYMKGVARMDKVPSKILGVKIVDVDTGIVYLSESVSELAFKKPNKIHERMISSKVSGQKKGFSFNQASEMNISFYDPLLKVEGLSERGFVSPLANNALFFYRFEYLGTFQENGRTINKIKVIPRRRHDPVFSGNIYIVDGSWRIHSTDLRLTKDAGIEFVDWIRVRQVYAPVAEEVWMPVSQRFNFEAAGLGFKGGGYAMGVYSNYKVQPAYAKPPRVEEVEPEPTAKPEVATARPAKKPKYKVVEPQEAEPVAQPVVSDKVFSKEVLLVEKEANKRDSAYWASVRPVPLTQEEVQDYQKKDSLEVIKNSRPYQDSLDAVRNKPSFGSFLLGGYTYSNTYERKFYRFDPFLSLTGGPSILQYNTVEGVAADVRLNYRRNFEDRRSYQIEPAVRYGFSNNKLNAKLRMSFQYDPIKNSTISVEGGRYVSQINNVNPISPFVNTLYTLLAERNYLKLYQRDFGQVSYRSELRSGLRLSTSVDYAHRMPLQNTTDFSFRNRGTDEPSRFTSNVPQNAELDDASFTPHQALTLTAALSIKPRQRYITRPDDKINLGSKYPTFTLSYRGGLKALGGDVKYNTAGLSISDDVSLGLLGRSKYSVLGSVFWGKEDMRLMDYKHFNGNRTLIAGTYEGFQLLDYYRYSTNNRYLEAHYEHHFNGFLFNKIPLFRRLKWQEVVSLNYLNTQESRNYLELGLGIEHIFKVLRVDFVTSFQEGNKARTGVMVGFGF
- a CDS encoding DMT family transporter; amino-acid sequence: MKLSKGVIYMLLSTFFFSLMQVCVKWVPHIPAEEIIVFRSLISLAISLVFLRRAGVSVWGNNRKWLFARGAFGAVALILFFNVLQNLPLATAATLQYLSPIFTAILGIFVVQERVRFWQWIFFLVSFSGVLVIEGVETNVDTLYLWLGVISAVFTGVAYTIVRKLNTNEHPLVIIFYFPLVTLPVVGLYTIFNWVQPIGWDWVVLLLVGLFTQLGQYYMTLSYQNEEISKVANLTYIGIIYALLFGFFFFGELLNIWTYLGMALVLLGVILNVQYKNKMTKKATLAAETGSKRVELKP
- a CDS encoding regulatory protein RecX encodes the protein MEREKKKKNYTPKEALIKAAAYCAYQDRTQQEVRDKLYSYGLEPDDVEDLIVRLSQEKLIDEERYAQSYVRGKYGLKKWGRRKIMQGLKSKGISDYCIKQGLKEIDFEVYEQNLLQLLEKKNATEKEKNPFARRQKLTYFLMSKGYENDLIQDALKRLEL
- a CDS encoding polyketide cyclase, whose amino-acid sequence is MKKEFILSAFITLAFLSLGFLLLHYELVGYGVSFFVFLPFSLGYLLGRSTFRKLSLYGLVFSLVIFLLLLLIGELEGMICLLMAIPLIFLAIAFGAYFAHLNRRSNNIKKEDDLLKSSIAPFLLFIVLGFSEKQLVNDQRQVLKVSSEITLPYTPLQVYDAIKHVDTLDAEKPFLMKLDLPVPQKCVVSEEKVGGLRTCYFERGQIIERITELEKGRILRMNVIDYQLTGRSWLGFEEASYTFEELKNGGCRMIRTTTYTSVLYPRFYWQPLEKIGIEQEHEYVFNNLVKDLNTKYGR